A genome region from Apus apus isolate bApuApu2 chromosome 2, bApuApu2.pri.cur, whole genome shotgun sequence includes the following:
- the LDLRAD4 gene encoding low-density lipoprotein receptor class A domain-containing protein 4 isoform X2, whose protein sequence is MSSEQQLNRTAVKDARLKDLLLERAELEFVQIIIIVVVITVMVVVIICLLNRYKLSTRSFINRQSQSRRQEETLQTEGCLWPSESSVSRPGASEIMYAPRSRDRFTAPSFMQRDRFSRFQPTYPYMQHEIDLPPTISLSDGEEPPPYQGPCTLQLRDPEQQMELNRESVRAPPNRTIFDSDLIDISMYNGGPCPPSSNSGISATNYSSNGRMEGPPPTYSEVMGHYPGSSFFHHQHSNAPPSSQRGSRLQFQQNNSESTIVPSKGQDRKPGNLV, encoded by the exons ATGTCCAGTGAGCAGCAGCTTAACAGGACCGCGGTGAAGGATGCGCGGTTAAAAGACCTGTTGTTGGAAAGAG cTGAACTGGAGTTCGTTCAAATCATCATCATCGTTGTGGTTATAACTGTTATGGTGGTAGTGATCATCTGCTTGTTGAACCGTTACAAGCTCTCGACACGCTCCTTTATCAACCGACAGAGTCAAAGCAGAAGACAGGAGGAAACTCTGCAGACG GAAGGGTGCTTGTGGCCTTCAGAAAGCTCAGTTTCGCGCCCGGGTGCTTCAGAG ATCATGTACGCTCCAAGGTCCAGGGACAGGTTTACTGCCCCATCTTTTATGCAGCGGGACCGTTTCAGTCGCTTCCAGCCCACTTACCCTTACATGCAGCATGAGATTGACCTTCCTCCGACCATCTCCCTCTCCGACGGGGAAGAGCCGCCGCCGTACCAAGGTCCATGCACCCTGCAGCTCCGGGACCCAGAACAGCAGATGGAACTCAACCGGGAATCTGTCAGGGCACCACCCAACCGAACCATTTTTGATAGCGACTTGATAGACATCTCGATGTACAATGGGGGCCCCTGCCCACCAAGCAGCAATTCGGGCATAAGTGCAACCAACTATAGCAGTAACGGAAGGATGGAAGGACCACCCCCGACGTACAGCGAGGTCATGGGGCATTACCCAGGCTCCTCTTTTTTCCATCACCAGCACAGCAACGCGCCTCCTTCCTCGCAGAGAGGGAGCAGACTTCAGTTTCAGCAGAACAATTCAGAGAGCACAATAGTCCCCAGCAAAGGCCAGGACCGGAAACCAGGAAACCTGGTCTAA
- the LDLRAD4 gene encoding low-density lipoprotein receptor class A domain-containing protein 4 isoform X4, with protein sequence MVVVIICLLNRYKLSTRSFINRQSQSRRQEETLQTEGCLWPSESSVSRPGASEIMYAPRSRDRFTAPSFMQRDRFSRFQPTYPYMQHEIDLPPTISLSDGEEPPPYQGPCTLQLRDPEQQMELNRESVRAPPNRTIFDSDLIDISMYNGGPCPPSSNSGISATNYSSNGRMEGPPPTYSEVMGHYPGSSFFHHQHSNAPPSSQRGSRLQFQQNNSESTIVPSKGQDRKPGNLV encoded by the exons ATGGTGGTAGTGATCATCTGCTTGTTGAACCGTTACAAGCTCTCGACACGCTCCTTTATCAACCGACAGAGTCAAAGCAGAAGACAGGAGGAAACTCTGCAGACG GAAGGGTGCTTGTGGCCTTCAGAAAGCTCAGTTTCGCGCCCGGGTGCTTCAGAG ATCATGTACGCTCCAAGGTCCAGGGACAGGTTTACTGCCCCATCTTTTATGCAGCGGGACCGTTTCAGTCGCTTCCAGCCCACTTACCCTTACATGCAGCATGAGATTGACCTTCCTCCGACCATCTCCCTCTCCGACGGGGAAGAGCCGCCGCCGTACCAAGGTCCATGCACCCTGCAGCTCCGGGACCCAGAACAGCAGATGGAACTCAACCGGGAATCTGTCAGGGCACCACCCAACCGAACCATTTTTGATAGCGACTTGATAGACATCTCGATGTACAATGGGGGCCCCTGCCCACCAAGCAGCAATTCGGGCATAAGTGCAACCAACTATAGCAGTAACGGAAGGATGGAAGGACCACCCCCGACGTACAGCGAGGTCATGGGGCATTACCCAGGCTCCTCTTTTTTCCATCACCAGCACAGCAACGCGCCTCCTTCCTCGCAGAGAGGGAGCAGACTTCAGTTTCAGCAGAACAATTCAGAGAGCACAATAGTCCCCAGCAAAGGCCAGGACCGGAAACCAGGAAACCTGGTCTAA
- the LDLRAD4 gene encoding low-density lipoprotein receptor class A domain-containing protein 4 isoform X3 has product MQEAGFQATNALTAELEFVQIIIIVVVITVMVVVIICLLNRYKLSTRSFINRQSQSRRQEETLQTEGCLWPSESSVSRPGASEIMYAPRSRDRFTAPSFMQRDRFSRFQPTYPYMQHEIDLPPTISLSDGEEPPPYQGPCTLQLRDPEQQMELNRESVRAPPNRTIFDSDLIDISMYNGGPCPPSSNSGISATNYSSNGRMEGPPPTYSEVMGHYPGSSFFHHQHSNAPPSSQRGSRLQFQQNNSESTIVPSKGQDRKPGNLV; this is encoded by the exons cTGAACTGGAGTTCGTTCAAATCATCATCATCGTTGTGGTTATAACTGTTATGGTGGTAGTGATCATCTGCTTGTTGAACCGTTACAAGCTCTCGACACGCTCCTTTATCAACCGACAGAGTCAAAGCAGAAGACAGGAGGAAACTCTGCAGACG GAAGGGTGCTTGTGGCCTTCAGAAAGCTCAGTTTCGCGCCCGGGTGCTTCAGAG ATCATGTACGCTCCAAGGTCCAGGGACAGGTTTACTGCCCCATCTTTTATGCAGCGGGACCGTTTCAGTCGCTTCCAGCCCACTTACCCTTACATGCAGCATGAGATTGACCTTCCTCCGACCATCTCCCTCTCCGACGGGGAAGAGCCGCCGCCGTACCAAGGTCCATGCACCCTGCAGCTCCGGGACCCAGAACAGCAGATGGAACTCAACCGGGAATCTGTCAGGGCACCACCCAACCGAACCATTTTTGATAGCGACTTGATAGACATCTCGATGTACAATGGGGGCCCCTGCCCACCAAGCAGCAATTCGGGCATAAGTGCAACCAACTATAGCAGTAACGGAAGGATGGAAGGACCACCCCCGACGTACAGCGAGGTCATGGGGCATTACCCAGGCTCCTCTTTTTTCCATCACCAGCACAGCAACGCGCCTCCTTCCTCGCAGAGAGGGAGCAGACTTCAGTTTCAGCAGAACAATTCAGAGAGCACAATAGTCCCCAGCAAAGGCCAGGACCGGAAACCAGGAAACCTGGTCTAA